DNA from Deltaproteobacteria bacterium:
CATCAATGCATGGTATGAAGCAGCACTTGACGAAGTAGGTGATGAAGATGCGGCGCGTCACATAGCTGCAGTTTTAGTCTCAGATTTTCTGGTAAATTCTCAGAGACCTCACTAGTAATTTATTAGTTTCATAAATTTAAATGGTCTTAAATTTTTCCACTTTGATCTAAATAATTATCTTGCCTCTTGTAGCCGCCTGGGAACTCAGTGCATAATCTGCCAACCCTTAATTGCTTGGAGCTCTTTGCCCATTTCACCACGATTGGAGGCTCATGGAATTCTCGATTAAATATCAAGAATCTTATTCACGTTCCGAGCTGTTGCTGCGTTCCTTTTTTGGCTGGTTATACATTTTAGCACCACATTTAATAGTGATGATGATCTTAGGTATTTGGTCTAATATCATCAGCTTTATTGCTTGGTGGTCAATTTTATTTACTGGCCGATATCCCCAATCATTTTTTGAGTACAATGTTAAAATGATAAATTGGGGCATGCGATTTAATGCATCAATGTATAACTTGATTGATGGTTATCCAGCCATTGGTCCCAATGGCAGCCATCCATCAGTAACACTAAACGTTCCATACCCAGAGCAATTAAGCAAAGGCAAGTTGCTATTGCGTACGTTTTTTGGCGGTATTTATATTCAAATACCGCACATGATCTGTTTGTGTGGTCGTTTTCTCGTTACCGGTATTTTGCAATTTTTAGCCTGGTTTTCAGTGTTATTTACCGGCAAGTACCCACAGAATTGGTTTGAGTTTAATGTTGGTACACTGCGCTGGATTTTGCGGTTAAATCTTCATTTGATGAATATGACCGATGTATACCCGCCATTTAGTGGCAAGCCTAATCCAGAATAACAGTTATTATTAAAAGTATTACTGATACTTACTCCGGGGTGGGCAAAAAAAATAAATAAAGCTCACCCCGGATTTGTACGAGGATAATGTGGCACAACCAATACCGTTACCTCAACCCCATGAATTAGATAAACGCGAAAAAGAAGATGCAATGGCTGCATATCTTATGAATTTTGCAGCATGGGGGGCAGGTCTACCGCTACCATCATTAAATCTTATCGCTGCTGGTATATATTATTTTATCAATCGTAAAAAAAGTCGCTTTATCGGTTTTTATTGCTTTCAAGCGTTTACTTCGCAAATACCTACAACACTGATTAATATTGGTGTGGTAGGCATTTTTGTTGACTATGTGATTATTTTAAACCGTTCATTACCTAGTTTTTTTGTGCCTTATCTTATCTTCGCTGTGTTGATGAATTTATTATATTTAGGTGTCAGTATTTATAGTTGTACACGTGCGGCAAAAGGGCGTTTTTATTATTTTTTAATATTCGGTCGCTGGGCTTATGCTCGTTACTACGGCCCTAACGCAATTTCATTTGAAGAAGTTCCGCATAAAAATATACCGCCCGGGGGATTTTAGAAAGTAGCAAATAATTTTTAAGGTAAATAACGAGTTAACAACGTGCGTTGGTTTCGCGAATTATTTCTTCTTTTATTGCTCTTTGGTGTTTGCGGTGCAGGTGTATATTATTTTTGGCAGTGGGTTTCACAGCCTTCTGATAGTAAAAGTGCAACCAAAGAAGCAGATGTACCTTTTCAAGTATCAGTCGAAGGAAAAATCCGTAAATTACTCAAACGCGAGATTGCCTTAGAGGCGGTTAAAGACAAAATAGTTACCAACGATATCAAAAAAATTCACGATCGCTTAGCGCCACATATCGGTAAGTTACCTTTTGCTATTGAGATATATGTTGTTGATTCTCCAACTATCAATGCAGTGTGTCTGCCAGGCGGATTGATTATTGTTTATGCTGGACTAATTCGCATCTTACAAACTCCAGAAGAACTTGCAGCAGTATTAGCACATGAAATCTCACATGTGATTCATGGCGATGTTATGAAAGTGCTAATGCGTGAGTTGGGTATAACTGCACTTTTAACTTTAGCAGGTGGTCAAAGTGACGCAGTAACCTCTCGTTTATTGCATCGCTTGGTTTCTACTGGTTTCAGTCGTCAACAAGAACTTGATGCTGACAAAGAAGGGTTTCGCATATTGTCTGATGCTAATATTGATCCTGGTGTTTTTGCCCA
Protein-coding regions in this window:
- a CDS encoding DUF4389 domain-containing protein: MEFSIKYQESYSRSELLLRSFFGWLYILAPHLIVMMILGIWSNIISFIAWWSILFTGRYPQSFFEYNVKMINWGMRFNASMYNLIDGYPAIGPNGSHPSVTLNVPYPEQLSKGKLLLRTFFGGIYIQIPHMICLCGRFLVTGILQFLAWFSVLFTGKYPQNWFEFNVGTLRWILRLNLHLMNMTDVYPPFSGKPNPE
- a CDS encoding DUF4870 domain-containing protein translates to MAQPIPLPQPHELDKREKEDAMAAYLMNFAAWGAGLPLPSLNLIAAGIYYFINRKKSRFIGFYCFQAFTSQIPTTLINIGVVGIFVDYVIILNRSLPSFFVPYLIFAVLMNLLYLGVSIYSCTRAAKGRFYYFLIFGRWAYARYYGPNAISFEEVPHKNIPPGGF
- a CDS encoding M48 family metallopeptidase gives rise to the protein MRWFRELFLLLLLFGVCGAGVYYFWQWVSQPSDSKSATKEADVPFQVSVEGKIRKLLKREIALEAVKDKIVTNDIKKIHDRLAPHIGKLPFAIEIYVVDSPTINAVCLPGGLIIVYAGLIRILQTPEELAAVLAHEISHVIHGDVMKVLMRELGITALLTLAGGQSDAVTSRLLHRLVSTGFSRQQELDADKEGFRILSDANIDPGVFAQALRHMRKAQIDDTNSDSSDDDLGALEYLSTHPDTNDRIQNAEAASVAWSGNAQPIKIDWKRFRSRFRIFR